One genomic window of Myxococcales bacterium includes the following:
- a CDS encoding GGDEF domain-containing protein, translated as MPPVDPREALLILLELTRELTAKRPLEESLSRVTEAALRLVPANHSSVRLLDASRSTLLSGARAGAGADARPMEFRPKEGVLAACVAERRPIRIDDVRADPRFVRPRTQGYPVRSLACEPMWSSGEVIGVLSVTSAEVGAFDDQAQLLLRLLANCSSPPVERARLERLAMFDDLTHALSQRYLSLRLTEELERATRSGADVSVLLLDLDHFKRVNDEHGHAAGDAVLRAFADRVRAHVRKVDSLVRRGGEEFVVVMPGAGTAAALATGARLRETLNEDPLSAAERSFHQTVSIGVATWDRRETPEELEARADAAMYCAKRLGRNRVIASEAPATP; from the coding sequence GTGCCCCCCGTCGACCCCAGAGAAGCGCTGCTCATCCTGCTCGAGCTCACCCGCGAGCTCACGGCCAAGCGCCCCCTCGAGGAGTCCCTCTCGCGGGTCACCGAGGCGGCGCTCCGGCTCGTCCCCGCGAACCACTCGAGCGTGCGCCTGCTCGACGCCTCGCGCTCCACGCTGCTCTCGGGCGCGCGTGCAGGGGCCGGCGCCGACGCCCGCCCGATGGAGTTTCGCCCGAAGGAGGGGGTCCTCGCGGCGTGCGTCGCCGAGCGGCGCCCCATCCGCATCGACGACGTCCGCGCCGACCCTCGGTTCGTGCGGCCGCGCACCCAGGGGTACCCCGTGCGCTCGCTCGCCTGCGAGCCCATGTGGTCCTCCGGCGAGGTCATCGGCGTCCTCTCCGTCACCTCCGCGGAGGTCGGCGCCTTCGACGATCAGGCGCAGCTCTTGCTTCGGCTGCTCGCGAACTGCTCGTCACCGCCGGTCGAGCGCGCCCGCCTCGAGCGCCTCGCGATGTTCGACGACCTCACCCACGCGCTCAGCCAGCGCTACCTGTCGCTGCGTCTGACCGAAGAGCTCGAGCGAGCCACGCGGAGCGGCGCCGACGTCTCGGTGCTCCTCCTCGACCTCGATCACTTCAAGCGCGTGAACGACGAGCACGGCCACGCCGCCGGCGATGCGGTGCTGCGCGCCTTCGCCGATCGCGTCCGGGCCCACGTGCGCAAGGTCGACTCGCTGGTGCGCCGCGGCGGCGAAGAGTTCGTCGTCGTCATGCCCGGCGCGGGTACGGCCGCGGCGCTCGCGACGGGCGCCCGCCTGCGCGAGACCCTCAACGAGGACCCGCTCTCCGCGGCCGAGCGCTCCTTTCACCAGACGGTCTCCATCGGCGTCGCCACCTGGGACCGCCGCGAGACGCCCGAGGAGCTCGAGGCACGGGCCGACGCGGCGATGTATTGCGCGAAGCGGCTCGGACGCAACCGCGTGATCGCGTCCGAGGCCCCCGCCACGCCGTAG
- a CDS encoding zinc ribbon domain-containing protein: MPTYEYVCTSCGNQWEEIQKISAPALTDCPKCSAATAKRQISAGNFILKGGGWYADLYSSSKPKAASDAAKGDAKAPADSAAPAPAAPAPAAPAAAPAPAPAAAPSTTSKPST, translated from the coding sequence ATGCCTACTTACGAGTACGTGTGCACGAGCTGCGGCAACCAGTGGGAGGAGATCCAGAAGATCTCCGCGCCCGCGCTCACCGACTGCCCGAAGTGCAGCGCGGCGACGGCGAAGCGCCAGATCAGCGCGGGCAACTTCATCTTGAAGGGCGGCGGCTGGTACGCCGACCTCTACTCGTCGAGCAAGCCCAAGGCCGCCAGCGACGCCGCGAAGGGCGACGCCAAGGCCCCCGCGGACAGCGCGGCCCCGGCGCCGGCGGCCCCCGCGCCGGCGGCCCCTGCGGCGGCGCCCGCGCCGGCGCCCGCGGCCGCCCCCTCGACGACGTCCAAGCCCTCGACCTGA
- a CDS encoding ACT domain-containing protein, whose protein sequence is MTDTKRELDALRQEIAAVDVQLVRALDRRAKLSRDIGRLRGDGPALLPVEPPADLEQLSGRTGDLPPESLRDIFREVRAACLGLELGVTVAFLGAVGGAGHAAARGRFGASTPLVPAEYAEAAAAAVVGGRATFAVVPFETKTDGLVQPTLAALLGSELKVVATFEAASAVQLVSRSGNVADVERVYAAPSERAACRSTLDALGEAGRVSVIEVKSPEVACMHARDDAAAGALLEESYAASQDLAACKLEVHDGPRERVRYAVLGARPARRTGSDATLLAFSVSDSPGALLEVLRQFAERGVNLSKIQSRPTPGEAWSYLFFAELVGHATDRAVVGAVEEVRRQARFFKLLGTYAV, encoded by the coding sequence ATGACCGACACGAAACGCGAGCTAGACGCCCTACGACAAGAGATCGCGGCGGTCGACGTGCAGCTCGTCCGGGCCCTCGATCGCCGCGCCAAGCTCTCGCGGGACATCGGTCGCCTCCGCGGTGACGGCCCCGCGCTCCTTCCGGTGGAGCCGCCCGCCGATCTCGAGCAGCTGAGCGGCCGCACCGGCGACCTGCCGCCCGAGTCGCTGCGCGACATTTTTCGCGAGGTCCGCGCGGCGTGCCTCGGCCTCGAGCTCGGCGTCACGGTCGCGTTCCTCGGCGCGGTCGGCGGCGCGGGGCACGCGGCGGCGCGCGGGCGCTTCGGCGCGAGCACCCCCCTCGTCCCCGCCGAGTACGCCGAGGCCGCCGCCGCCGCGGTGGTCGGTGGTCGCGCGACGTTCGCCGTCGTCCCCTTCGAGACCAAGACCGACGGCCTCGTGCAGCCCACCCTCGCCGCGCTCCTCGGGAGTGAGCTCAAGGTCGTCGCGACGTTCGAGGCCGCCTCGGCGGTGCAGCTCGTCAGCCGCTCGGGGAATGTGGCCGACGTGGAGCGCGTGTACGCCGCGCCGAGCGAGCGCGCCGCGTGCCGCTCGACCCTCGACGCCCTCGGCGAGGCCGGGCGGGTCTCGGTGATCGAGGTGAAGAGCCCCGAGGTCGCCTGCATGCACGCGCGGGACGACGCCGCGGCCGGGGCCCTCCTCGAGGAGTCCTACGCGGCGAGCCAAGATCTCGCGGCCTGCAAGCTCGAGGTGCACGACGGCCCTCGCGAGCGGGTCCGCTACGCGGTCCTGGGCGCACGCCCGGCGAGGCGCACGGGGAGCGACGCCACCTTGCTCGCGTTCAGCGTCTCCGACTCGCCCGGCGCGCTCCTCGAGGTGCTGCGCCAGTTCGCCGAGCGGGGCGTCAATCTGAGCAAGATCCAGTCGCGCCCCACGCCCGGCGAGGCGTGGAGCTACCTCTTCTTCGCCGAGCTCGTCGGGCACGCCACCGACCGCGCGGTCGTCGGCGCCGTCGAGGAGGTCCGGCGGCAGGCCCGGTTCTTCAAGCTCCTTGGCACCTACGCCGTGTGA
- the aroA gene encoding 3-phosphoshikimate 1-carboxyvinyltransferase — MPSLLISPQKSPLHGSVPAPSDKSIGHRALLVAALTTGTCELRGFSRCEDNLATARALQGLGIDVQGLEPGSRVVRVRGTGLFGLREPTAPLDCGNSGTTLRLLAGLLAGQPFATTLVGDRSLSGRPMARVIEPLRARGGTLSGTPHPSRAGEVTAPLRVGPCPEDAPLSALRYESPIASAQVKSALLLSGLFAHGETVIHEPHVSRDHTERLLSTLGVPVQAVGSLVSIDPAGWGGQMPPFDLDLPGDPSAAAFLVVAAQLVPGSRVSVRAVCTNPTRAGLLEIARDMGAGLEVRPLGDRGGEPVADLHAWHDPARALLAVRVGGEWVPRAIDELPALCALATRAQGRTTVIDAAELRVKESDRIRELCRILRAFGVPCEELADGLEVEGVEGPLRACRVASGGDHRLAMTAVLLGLLADGPCRVDDVACIATSFPRFVGTMRALGAEIAVESD, encoded by the coding sequence ATGCCCTCCCTCCTGATCTCGCCCCAGAAGTCCCCGCTCCATGGCAGCGTCCCGGCCCCGTCGGACAAGAGCATCGGGCATCGGGCCCTCCTCGTCGCCGCGCTCACCACGGGCACGTGCGAGCTCCGCGGCTTCTCGAGGTGCGAGGACAACCTCGCGACCGCGCGCGCGCTCCAGGGCCTAGGGATCGACGTCCAGGGGCTCGAGCCTGGCTCGCGGGTGGTGCGCGTGCGTGGCACCGGGCTCTTTGGGCTCCGCGAGCCTACGGCGCCCCTCGACTGTGGCAACTCGGGCACGACGCTTCGGCTCTTGGCGGGCCTCCTCGCGGGCCAGCCCTTCGCGACGACGCTCGTCGGCGATCGCTCGCTCTCGGGCCGCCCCATGGCGCGCGTGATCGAGCCGCTCCGCGCGCGCGGCGGGACCCTGTCTGGCACGCCGCACCCGTCCCGGGCGGGCGAGGTCACGGCCCCGCTGCGTGTGGGACCTTGCCCGGAGGACGCGCCGCTCTCGGCGCTGCGCTACGAGTCGCCCATCGCGAGCGCGCAGGTGAAGAGCGCGCTCTTGCTCTCCGGCCTGTTCGCGCACGGCGAGACGGTGATCCACGAGCCGCACGTCTCGCGCGACCACACCGAGCGACTGCTCTCGACGCTGGGCGTGCCGGTGCAGGCCGTGGGCTCGCTGGTGTCGATCGATCCCGCGGGCTGGGGAGGGCAGATGCCCCCCTTCGACCTCGACCTCCCGGGCGATCCCTCGGCCGCCGCGTTCCTCGTGGTGGCCGCGCAGCTGGTGCCCGGCTCGCGGGTCTCTGTGCGTGCAGTATGCACGAATCCGACGCGCGCGGGCCTGCTCGAGATCGCGCGCGACATGGGCGCGGGGCTCGAGGTCCGCCCGCTCGGCGATCGCGGAGGTGAGCCGGTCGCCGATCTGCACGCGTGGCACGACCCCGCCCGCGCCTTGCTGGCCGTGCGGGTCGGCGGCGAGTGGGTGCCCCGCGCCATCGACGAGCTCCCGGCGCTCTGCGCCCTCGCGACCCGGGCCCAAGGCCGCACGACAGTCATTGACGCCGCCGAGCTCCGCGTGAAAGAGAGCGACCGCATTCGCGAGCTGTGCCGCATCCTCCGTGCGTTTGGGGTGCCCTGTGAAGAGCTCGCCGACGGGCTCGAGGTCGAGGGCGTCGAAGGCCCCCTCCGCGCGTGCCGGGTCGCCAGCGGTGGCGACCATCGCCTCGCGATGACCGCGGTGCTCCTCGGCCTGCTCGCGGACGGCCCTTGCCGCGTCGACGACGTGGCCTGCATCGCCACGAGCTTCCCGCGGTTCGTGGGCACGATGCGCGCCCTCGGCGCCGAGATCGCCGTCGAGTCGGACTGA
- a CDS encoding (d)CMP kinase gives MARAKPVVAIDGPAGAGKSTVARNLAKALGYVLVDTGAIYRAVGLAATRAQLPLGDAVQVTTLAEGLLARSALVFQRDASLGMRVLLEGEDVSEAIRSPEAGLGASEVSVHPGVRAALLELQRGAGREGGVVLEGRDIGTVVFPDAEVKFFLTASPEVRAARRHAELTRRPDAPSLEETLEAVKRRDHQDETRAIAPLRRADDAVLVDSSELDFDGVVAHMLATVRARWPGA, from the coding sequence GTGGCGCGCGCGAAACCCGTGGTGGCGATCGATGGACCCGCGGGGGCAGGGAAGAGTACGGTCGCGCGTAACCTGGCGAAAGCGCTTGGGTATGTCCTGGTCGACACCGGCGCCATCTACCGCGCCGTGGGGCTCGCGGCGACCCGCGCCCAGCTGCCGCTCGGCGACGCAGTCCAGGTGACGACGCTCGCCGAGGGGCTGCTCGCACGCTCGGCGCTGGTCTTTCAGCGCGACGCGTCGCTCGGTATGCGGGTGCTGCTCGAGGGCGAGGACGTGTCGGAGGCGATCCGCTCGCCCGAGGCCGGCCTCGGCGCGAGCGAGGTCTCCGTGCACCCGGGCGTCCGGGCGGCGCTGCTCGAGCTGCAGCGCGGCGCGGGGCGCGAGGGCGGCGTGGTGCTCGAGGGGCGCGACATCGGCACCGTCGTGTTCCCCGACGCCGAGGTGAAGTTCTTCCTCACCGCGAGCCCCGAGGTGCGCGCCGCGCGGCGCCACGCCGAGCTCACGCGGAGGCCCGACGCGCCCAGCCTCGAGGAGACGCTCGAGGCCGTGAAGCGCCGCGACCACCAAGACGAGACCCGCGCGATCGCGCCGCTGCGCCGCGCCGACGACGCGGTCCTGGTCGACTCCTCGGAGCTCGATTTCGACGGCGTCGTGGCCCACATGCTGGCGACCGTGCGCGCCCGGTGGCCGGGGGCGTGA